From Aspergillus fumigatus Af293 chromosome 5, whole genome shotgun sequence, a single genomic window includes:
- a CDS encoding PLAC8 family protein produces MISVDKTYRSVPKGPTDNHFKPDEARAITHNPDWNHSLFDCCSPGSLCFTSCCLPCITFGRTQARVQDPTLQNYSSINSECAIFTVLALGYCQWIIQTIRRSEMRQKHGIEGSCPGDCCVTFWCGCCALIQEEKEMELRTRPELTGYQSSAPMKYP; encoded by the exons ATGATCTCAGTCGACAAGACCTACCGCTCAGTGCCAAAAGGACCGACGGATAACCATTTCAAACCAGATGAGGCCAGAGCTATCACGCATAACCCAGACTGGAATCATTCTCTGTTTGATTGCTGCTCACCAGGCTCGCTCT GCTTCACAAGCTGCTGTCTCCCGTGTATTACCTTTGGCAGAACCCAGGCCCGGGTCCAGGATCCTACTCTACAAAACTATAGTAGTATCAACTCGGAG TGCGCCATTTTCACCGTTCTCGCCCTCGGATACTGTCAATGGATTATTCAAACGATTCGGCGGAGTGAAATGCGCCAGAAGCATGGCATTGAGGGATCCTGTCCTGGAGACTGCTGTGTCACCTTCTGGTGTGGATGCTGTGCATTGatccaggaggagaaggagatggagttgcGGACGAGACCTGAGCTTACTGGGTATCAGAGTTCAGCGCCAATGAAGTATCCTTAA
- a CDS encoding Zn(II)2Cys6 transcription factor domain-containing protein, whose product MPARRGPYSGQVSRRSHRKSRLGCRNCKRRRVKCDEVKPNCGNCLRHSIECDYTLNTEGTSTPSTEEETRAPTSLNDNYTFISSSQSNFTPPRRGRSSRPLPTQEDIEPKPQLHLPVAKKLFQFTATDMALFHHFITSADLGGSQKHMQTQLSQLEFTFHYVLRLLLAFSAFHLARHSTNDSLLGSRTELYALAEQHYEIAVREVTEAIPHLDTTTSPALYASSIFIFLCSLAKGPQPGEYLAYRDDGGPGCLSLFMGLRSILEICTATLSVDFSSIHTKDSADMAPQPEEPPFRSQALTSQAYGDHLDKVRHLISTTFPVGGPGYRDYCQVLDRLGHCYDVVFGDSHLPESQLWPQIFGWLYTQPDLFLSDAARRRPAALVVFAFFTILLKRLDAAWFIRGWPEHIINSIYSNLDEHHRQYVQWPMQQIAPQQLMFAKGDVP is encoded by the exons ATGCCTGCCAGACGTGGTCCCTACAGTGGCCAGGTGTCGCGGCGATCCCATCGAAAATCTCGTCTTGGGTGCcggaactgcaaaaggagAAGGGTCAAG TGCGACGAAGTAAAGCCCAATTGCGGCAACTGTCTGCGTCACTCCATTGAGTGTGACTATACATTGAACACAGAAGGAACTTCCACCCCATCCACAGAGGAGGAGACTCGGGCTCCTACATCACTCAATGACAACTACACCTTCATTTCCTCGTCTCAGTCCAATTTCACTCCCCCAAGGAGAGGGCGTAGCTCACGTCCGCTCCCAACGCAAGAGGATATCGAGCCAAAGCCCCAGTTGCATCTACCGGTGGCAAAGAAGCTGTTCCAGTTCACAGCCACGGACATGGCACTCTTCCATCATTTTATCACCTCGGCGGACCTGGGAGGATCTCAAAAACACATGCAGACCCAACTGTCTCAACTAGAATTCACCTTCCATTATGTTTTGCGCCTTCTCCTCGCGTTTTCAGCGTTTCACCTGGCACGGCACTCGACCAACGACTCGTTATTAGGCTCCAGGACTGAGTTATACGCCCTCGCTGAACAGCACTATGAGATCGCTGTTCGCGAGGTCACAGAGGCAATACCACATCTAGACACGACCACGAGTCCAGCCCTTTATGCATCTTCGATCTTCATATTTCTCTGCTCGCTGGCGAAAGGACCCCAGCCGGGCGAGTATCTAGCCTACCGCGACGACGGTGGGCCAGGGTGCTTGTCTTTATTCATGGGCCTGCGGTCAATTCTGGAGATTTGTACCGCAACTCTCTCGGTCGACTTTTCGTCCATCCATACTAAGGATTCAGCAGATATGGCTCCTCAGCCGGAGGAGCCTCCTTTTCGTAGCCAAGCACTGACCTCGCAAGCATACGGCGATCATCTGGACAAGGTACGACATCTGATATCCACGACTTTCCCGGTCGGTGGCCCCGGGTATAGAGACTACTGTCAGGTGCTGGACCGACTTGGCCACTGCTACGATGTTGTATTTGGGGATTCCCACCTGCCCGAGTCTCAGCTCTGGCCCCAAATCTTCGGGTGGTTATATACACAGCCGGATCTCTTTTTATCAGACGCAGCACGGCGCAGGCCAGCCGCCTTGGTGGTGTTTGCTTTTTTTACGATTCTGCTGAAGCGACTCGATGCGGCGTGGTTTATCCGTGGGTGGCCGGAACATATCATCAATAGCATTTATAGCAACCTTGAtgaacatcatcgtcaataTGTCCAGTGGCCTATGCAGCAAATAGCCCCCCAACAGCTTATGTTTGCCAAGGGTGACGTCCCTTGA
- a CDS encoding MFS transporter: MANFPAPRVDIEAKEPMPTDQSIQLEEQENPRRWPAGKKCMDLIYTAAIPSISHAYGCSSTVATLGITTFLLGFASGPLLFAPLSEVWGRNTIFRVVLGLFVLFQIGCALAPNVASMIVFRFFSGFFGSPTVTNSGGSITDIWPQDNRSVPLALFSAASFLGPVIAPTVGGFICQYTSWRWNFWVVLILSGVCYGAMMVFLPETYSHKLLMDKKRCMPGYSPAKQPPVKEMLYTTLTRPWLMLFTEPILFLLSLYMALVYGILYLDFTAYPVVYRETRGWSASIAGLSFLGICVGMAIATLISPYVNRIHGIYVRRLGGPQPEARLPHLIVISWLIPVSLFWFAWTASPPTHWISGIVAGVPFGFGLILLFLGITSYLTDCYGSFGASALAANAVLRSLFGAVFPLFSTSLYHSLGTSWATSLLGFVALAMAPLPWVFYRFGPRIRSRSKYHLRTREYDQ, from the exons ATGGCAAATTTTCCCGCGCCACGAGTGGATATTGAAGCTAAAGAACCCATGCCCACAGACCAATCTATCCAGCTGGAGGAACAAGAAAACCCGAGACGCTGGCCAGCGGGGAAGAAATGCAT GGATCT CATCTACACGGCCGCCATTCCGTCCATTTCACATGCGTACGGTTGCTCGTCAACAGTCGCTACGCTGGGTATCACCACGTTCCTATTGGGGTTCGCGTCCGGGCCCCTGCTGTTTGCACCTCTGTCTGAAGTCTG GGGTCGTAATACGATCTTCCGGGTTGTTCTGGGGCTATTCGTCCTGTTCCAGATTGGATGTGCGCTAGCTCCAAATGTCGCCTCGATGATCGtttttcgcttcttttcGGGGTTCTTTGGATCTCCCACGGTCACTAACTCTGGCGGGTCCATCACCGATATCTGGCCGCAGGACAACCGGTCTGTGCCACTGGCCCTCTTCTCCGCGGCCAGCTTCCTGGGCCCCGTTATTGCACCCACGGTGGGGGGTTTCATCTGTCAGTACACATCGTGGAGATGGAATTTCTGGGTGGTGCTGATCCTCAGTGGTGTCTGCTACGGCGCCATGATGGTGTTTCTTCCCGAGACATATTCCCACAAGCTGCTGATGGACAAAAAACGATGCATGCCGGGCTATTCCCCAGCCAAGCAACCCCCAGTCAAGGAGATGCTGTACACGACGCTGACGCGGCCCTGGCTAATGCTCTTCACAGAGCCCATCCTGTTTTTGCTTTCCCTGTATATGGCTCTTGTCTACGGTATCCTGTACCTGGACTTCACAGCCTATCCGGTTGTCTACCGGGAAACACGAGGCTGGTCCGCCAGTATTGCAGGGCTTTCCTTTTTGGGGATATGCGTCGGCATGGCCATCGCCACCCTTATCTCGCCATACGTCAATCGAATCCATGGCATCTACGTGCGTCGCCTGGGAGGTCCTCAGCCCGAGGCTCGCCTCCCGCATTTGATTGTCATCTCCTGGCTAATCCCTGTCAGCTTGTTCTGGTTTGCCTGGACGGCATCACCACCTACCCATTGGATCTCCGGCATCGTTGCCGGTGTGCCCTTTGGGTTTGGCCTtatcctgctcttcctggGGATCACGTCATATCTGACGGATTGCTACGGCTCGTTTGGGGCGAGTGCGTTGGCGGCTAATGCCGTGCTGCGATCTCTTTTCGGCGCCGTGTTTCCCCTCTTCTCAACGTCGTTGTATCATTCCCTGGGGACATCGTGGGCAACAAGTCTGCTGGGATTCGTGGCTTTGGCGATGGCGCCATTGCCGTGGGTGTTTTATCGATTCGGGCCACGAATCCGCTCGCGGAGCAAGTATCATCTGAGAACGAGGGAGTATGATCAATAG
- a CDS encoding putative feruloyl esterase — protein sequence MSHIGPAIECSPSAIPTPAVFGAEILSLEASWVRNFTLDVPGNFNYNHGAQSVQNVDFCNVTVTYSHPGYDDRITVETWLPRHWNQRLQATGGGGWRAGRFVLSQFFMGGAIGEGYATTTTDAGLGDTMPDAWALKSTGNVNLEYLHNLGYRSLNDEAIIAKDLVRSFYGIPPAYSYWSGCSQGGRQGLMLAQRYPHAYDGIVASAPAQSWPEFVTAVYYPLLAPLWAGEPSPLSCELEFLTAEAVKHCDSQDGIVDGIISDPNNCDFDPFSAVNKTFSCTATGKPMRLTRAAAITAKAAWTGPRTVAGDFLWYGVNPGSDITGLGVAPGQNLTTSPDEWLSLFLVKNQSFDATQLSHEEYGTLFHFSVKEYTDVMAANDPDLTAFKKAGGKLLTYHGMADESIPTKGTEHYYRAVSQLIPDVQDFYRYFESPGLAHCAGGRGGQPTTAFDALRKWVENGTAPEFLPVRVNGTDGEHNRILCPYPAKPIQQGGNASGVGSFRCVH from the exons ATGAGCCACATCGGCCCAGCCATAGAATGCTCCCCATCGGCGATTCCCACACCAGCGGTCTTCGGTGCCGAAATCCTCTCCCTCGAGGCATCTTGGGTCAGGAACTTTACTCTCGACGTGCCTGGTAATTTCAACTACAACCACGGTGCTCAGTCGGTGCAGAATGTGGATTTCTGCAATGTGACGGTGACCTACAGCCATCCAGGCTACGACGACCGAATTACGGTCGAAACCTGGCTGCCACGCCACTGGAACCAACGCCTGCAAGCCACCGGTGGAGGGGGATGGCGTGCGGGTCGCTTCGTCCTGTCCCAGTTTTTCATGGGAGGTGCCATTGGAGAGGGATACGCGACGACAACCACTGATGCCGGCCTCGGGGATACAATGCCAGACGCATGGGCTCTGAAGAGCACTGGGAATGTCAACCTCGAATACCTGCATAATCTGGGCTATAGATCCCTCAACGACGAAGCGATCATCGCCAAGGACCTGGTGCGCAGCTTCTACGGCATCCCGCCGGCGTATTCTTACTGGAGTGGCTGTTCGCAGGGCGGACGCCAGGGTCTCATGCTTGCGCAGCGGTACCCGCACGCCTATGATGGTATTGTGGCCTCTGCACCGGCGCAGTCGTGGCCCGAGTTTGTGACTGCGGTTTACTATCCGCTCCTGGCGCCGCTGTGGGCCGGGGAGCCGTCTCCCCTCAGCTGTGAACTGGAATTCCTGACTGCGGAGGCTGTGAAGCACTGTGATTCCCAGGACGGGATTGTTGATGGGATCATTTCGGACCCGAACAACTGTGACTTTGACCCGTTCAGCGCTGTGAATAAGACTTTTTCCTGCACCGCTACTGGAAAGCCCATGAGACTGACCAGAGCGGCAGCGATCACTGCAAAAGCGGCTTGGACAGGTCCTAGGACTGTTGCCGGTGACTTCTTGTGGTACGGCGTGAACCCGGGGTCAGACATCACTGGTTTGGGAGTCGCGCCAGGCCAGAACCTCACAACTAGCCCTGACGAGTGGCTCAGCTTGTTTCTGGTCAAGAACCAAAGCTTCGACGCCACCCAACTGAGTCATGAGGAATATGGCACGCTCTTCCACTTCTCCGTCAAGGAATACACCGATGTCATGGCCGCCAATGACCCCGATCTGACCGCGTTCAAGAAAGCCGGAGGGAAGCTCCTCACATACCATGGCATG GCCGATGAAAGCATTCCAACGAAGGGTACAGAGCATTATTATCGCGCAGTCAGCCAGTTGATTCCAGACGTACAAGACTTCTACCGGTACTTTGAGTCTCCGGGTCTGGCCCATTGTGCTGGCGGCAGGGGAGGACAGCCAACAACTGCGTTTGATGCGTTGAGGAAATGGGTGGAGAACGGTACTGCACCCGAGTTTCTCCCAGTGCGCGTCAATGGGACGGATGGAGAGCACAACCGGATTCTGTGTCCCTATCCGGCCAAACCGATCCAGCAAGGTGGAAACGCCTCTGGCGTTGGAAGTTTCCGCTGTGTCCATTGA